A region of Desulfuromonas thiophila DNA encodes the following proteins:
- a CDS encoding MotA/TolQ/ExbB proton channel family protein yields the protein MWRATDLLAYLATGGLVMLPLVLVSLLLWTLIFERLLLFRRLERGDPPLAELVRCWRAGLPLPPAAGLRSQLVRVLQAEVALPSALNRRLLDACALRLQAAIDRNLDQIRVLAAVAPLLGLLGTVTGMMATFDAIALFGSGNVRALAGGISEALITTQGGLLVSIPGVLASAVLSLRARRLQERLEETLVLFKRMV from the coding sequence GTGTGGCGCGCGACTGACCTGCTGGCCTATCTCGCCACCGGCGGTCTGGTCATGCTGCCGCTGGTGCTGGTCTCGCTGCTGTTGTGGACGCTGATTTTCGAACGGCTGCTGCTGTTCCGGCGGCTGGAGCGGGGTGATCCGCCGCTGGCCGAACTGGTGCGCTGCTGGCGGGCCGGGCTGCCCTTGCCGCCGGCAGCGGGGCTGCGCAGCCAGCTGGTGAGGGTGCTGCAGGCCGAGGTGGCGCTGCCCAGTGCTCTCAACCGGCGGCTGCTCGATGCCTGTGCCCTGCGCTTGCAGGCGGCGATTGACCGCAATCTCGACCAGATCCGGGTGCTGGCGGCGGTGGCGCCATTGCTGGGGTTGCTGGGTACCGTGACCGGCATGATGGCGACCTTCGACGCCATCGCCCTGTTCGGCAGCGGCAATGTGCGAGCCCTGGCCGGCGGTATCTCGGAGGCGCTGATCACCACCCAGGGGGGCCTGCTGGTTTCCATCCCCGGAGTGCTGGCCAGCGCGGTGCTGAGCCTGCGGGCGCGTCGCCTGCAGGAACGGCTGGAAGAAACCCTGGTTCTGTTCAAACGGATGGTCTGA
- a CDS encoding TonB-dependent receptor, with protein MHKARQRLAALMLLALWCWGAAAAAASTATSTAAVAEVVELESLLVTAEAEEELAQRAVGAELLRQEQVIDLAELLSQQSASTALIRKSGYGNEVSVRGFGKADLGVLYDDAMLEGACGSRKDPALSHVPLLAVKQVRVQPGPFDVARHGGLGGVVAVETAEPQTEETAELWLKGGSFDYRAAALQLTGGTERFQALMGYAATRMDPYRDGGGRRLTDYAPAGRPYSAAGRKQAAFDKQDVWTKLRWQLTPDQSLTLAHTYGLAEDVLTPRVAVDIEKERTALTQLRYEGEHLARYSDRLQLRLYHHDVQHEPSDRYRELVGAGLPGFHRRFEARSTLRGAHLANTLDTPWAQLTFGVSHDHQNWNANAFNAASGARINNAFIPGVRSNLWGGYVQGRRHLGALTLKGGLRYDEARMAATQALPFSQRLTAGNQQRDRYGSGYLLATWYPGEDSSLFVGLGQGARLPTGAERYLQGSASFFGNPALKPTRNREIDIGGSHQFGALRGQVKLFYADLTDFIYQQAQPFKTWGNIDAHLYGAETRFDLPLGPFWQLQASAAWQRGRKDEQPPGNADRDLSEVPPWKTRLALDYARRALALEVEWLHAGASRQVDEAAGEVRMADWDVVNLSARYELARHWTLHLGVENLFDAYYAVANSYEYDVVSGAAVAPPIIYEPGRMAYLSLVSRW; from the coding sequence ATGCACAAAGCGAGACAACGGCTGGCGGCCTTGATGCTGCTGGCCCTGTGGTGCTGGGGTGCGGCCGCTGCGGCCGCCAGTACGGCCACCAGTACGGCCGCCGTGGCCGAGGTGGTGGAGCTGGAAAGTCTGCTGGTTACGGCCGAGGCAGAAGAGGAACTGGCGCAGCGGGCGGTCGGCGCCGAGCTGCTGCGCCAGGAACAGGTGATTGATCTGGCGGAACTGCTCAGCCAGCAGTCGGCGTCCACCGCGCTGATCCGCAAGAGCGGCTATGGCAACGAGGTTTCCGTGCGCGGCTTCGGCAAGGCCGATCTGGGGGTGCTGTATGACGATGCGATGCTTGAGGGCGCCTGCGGCAGCCGCAAGGATCCCGCCTTGTCGCATGTGCCGCTGCTGGCGGTCAAGCAGGTGCGGGTACAGCCGGGGCCCTTCGATGTGGCGCGCCACGGTGGCCTGGGTGGCGTGGTGGCGGTTGAAACCGCCGAGCCGCAGACCGAGGAGACGGCGGAACTGTGGCTTAAGGGCGGCAGTTTCGACTATCGGGCGGCGGCGCTGCAGCTGACGGGCGGAACCGAGCGTTTTCAGGCGCTGATGGGTTATGCCGCCACCCGCATGGATCCCTATCGGGATGGCGGCGGCCGGCGCCTGACGGATTATGCGCCGGCCGGGCGGCCTTACAGCGCTGCCGGCCGGAAACAGGCGGCGTTTGACAAGCAGGATGTCTGGACCAAATTGCGCTGGCAGCTGACGCCGGATCAGTCCCTGACCCTGGCGCATACCTATGGCCTGGCCGAGGATGTGCTGACACCGCGGGTGGCGGTCGATATTGAAAAAGAGCGTACCGCGCTGACCCAGTTACGTTATGAGGGCGAACATCTGGCCCGCTACAGCGACCGGCTGCAGCTGCGGCTGTACCATCACGATGTGCAGCATGAGCCGTCCGATCGTTATCGCGAACTGGTGGGGGCGGGCCTGCCCGGCTTTCATCGGCGCTTTGAGGCGCGTTCCACCCTGCGCGGGGCGCATCTGGCCAATACCCTCGACACCCCCTGGGCGCAGCTGACCTTCGGCGTCAGCCACGACCATCAGAACTGGAACGCCAATGCGTTCAACGCCGCCAGCGGCGCGCGGATCAACAACGCCTTCATCCCCGGGGTGCGCAGCAACCTGTGGGGCGGTTATGTGCAGGGTCGCCGCCATCTCGGCGCCCTGACGCTGAAGGGCGGGCTGCGCTACGACGAGGCCCGCATGGCGGCGACGCAGGCGCTGCCCTTCAGCCAGCGGCTGACCGCCGGCAACCAGCAGCGCGACCGCTATGGCAGCGGTTATCTGCTGGCCACCTGGTATCCCGGCGAGGACAGCAGCCTGTTTGTCGGCCTGGGCCAGGGCGCCCGGCTGCCGACCGGAGCGGAGCGCTACCTGCAGGGTTCCGCCAGTTTTTTTGGCAATCCCGCGCTTAAACCCACCCGCAACCGCGAAATCGACATCGGCGGCAGTCACCAGTTCGGCGCGTTGCGCGGCCAGGTCAAGCTGTTCTATGCCGATCTGACCGATTTCATCTACCAGCAGGCCCAGCCGTTCAAGACCTGGGGCAATATCGATGCCCATCTGTATGGCGCCGAAACCCGTTTTGACCTGCCCCTGGGGCCGTTCTGGCAACTGCAGGCCAGCGCCGCCTGGCAGCGGGGCCGCAAGGACGAACAGCCGCCCGGCAATGCGGATCGCGATCTGAGCGAGGTGCCGCCATGGAAAACCCGCCTGGCGCTGGACTACGCTCGCCGGGCGCTGGCGCTTGAGGTCGAGTGGCTCCATGCCGGTGCGAGCCGTCAGGTGGATGAAGCGGCGGGGGAGGTGCGCATGGCCGACTGGGATGTGGTCAACCTCAGTGCCCGTTATGAGCTGGCGCGCCACTGGACGCTTCATCTGGGGGTGGAGAACCTGTTTGACGCCTATTATGCCGTGGCCAATTCCTACGAATACGATGTGGTCAGCGGCGCGGCGGTGGCGCCGCCCATCATCTACGAACCGGGCCGCATGGCCTATCTCAGTCTGGTCAGTCGCTGGTAG
- a CDS encoding energy transducer TonB: MRSDRHLLLALLLALLVNGGLFVLLPQLVQEKPTRPQQLRRQAVALTRLPPPVEPLQAEETPPEAPRPPEVKPLPLPTPLPLPGLVRQPPQPQLQPLQPQLVPALVSLPLPPVALPAVAAPDRPFAESEVDQPPQIRFRPEPGYPWQARRQRIEGQVEVELVVDRDGCVEQARVIAAEPAELFDAAVLAVVRQWRFQPAQLQGQPVASRLRQVVVFRLDEEGGGRGGWR; this comes from the coding sequence TTGAGGTCTGATCGTCACCTGCTGCTGGCCCTGCTGCTGGCCCTGCTGGTCAATGGGGGCCTGTTTGTGCTGTTGCCCCAGCTGGTGCAGGAAAAACCGACCCGGCCGCAACAGCTCCGGCGGCAGGCGGTCGCCCTAACCCGTCTGCCGCCGCCGGTTGAGCCCTTGCAGGCTGAGGAAACCCCGCCGGAGGCTCCCCGCCCGCCGGAGGTCAAGCCGCTGCCGCTGCCGACCCCCTTGCCGTTGCCGGGACTGGTGCGCCAGCCGCCCCAGCCGCAGCTGCAGCCGTTGCAGCCCCAGCTGGTACCGGCGCTGGTCAGCTTGCCGCTGCCACCGGTCGCGCTGCCGGCGGTAGCCGCACCAGACCGGCCGTTTGCCGAATCGGAGGTCGATCAGCCGCCCCAGATCCGCTTCAGGCCGGAACCGGGCTACCCCTGGCAGGCGCGCCGTCAGCGTATCGAAGGCCAGGTTGAGGTTGAACTGGTGGTTGACCGCGACGGCTGCGTGGAACAGGCACGGGTGATCGCGGCCGAGCCGGCGGAATTGTTCGATGCGGCGGTGTTGGCGGTGGTGCGGCAATGGCGCTTTCAGCCGGCACAGCTGCAGGGGCAGCCGGTGGCCAGCCGCTTGCGGCAGGTGGTGGTGTTTCGTCTGGACGAGGAGGGAGGTGGCCGTGGCGGATGGCGCTAA
- a CDS encoding cytochrome c3 family protein, giving the protein MHSPWLRLFLTTLAAATLAGCGSSGGSGGSAVTPSTEPVLQASGITNCTQCHSTQNQAFLAGRHANLNGSPTGPHEPAAAGEPFSCGNCHNATLDAINMPAAYGLSVRDVVACEACHGNGSAHRGIGPIPTPRPGVAECARCHAEVSAETGELVALRSRSGHSPGALNVVPDYLDSGHAAEPRDRSTRSETIGCNRCHSDEGARLYRGLTTVAAITATNGRGAEPLGEENISPIQCRTCHDVHATGGDQLLMAASADGSAQYNTCSHCHADNAALDYHFDHFDDNGLMDRSIRDTHFDDPTTAKLLEGYVLRTQAATACADCHNVHHGDNSINEQWARSAHGGHLLDVKEAEGPDAAAGSATADGWVHYPWESDARQGCQRCHTATGVANYLDDPDGYNAANNDFSHLADWNGTSGSPQAEMLYCWGCHSNAGAGTLRDPGAIALKSTGGTAVTYQGAPVVLPDIANSNVCVACHGGAGNMDSSMSSRFVGHHAPAGGTLFSAVTHMGFEFPGQSYANPSYFAHDSLDLEIVDILDHDTVVGQQVSGAGPCAACHMSSSEAHRFSVVEKNATGEITALTATNCIGCHDGSHGAALEAGSAAAAAFLEEESEGYQQAGMVLGAYLANSLPNFLGTTINNTTADLLATYAFQNQKLPTEEPGGYAHNRMYVKRLLFDSIDYLDNGVLDGTININAVSYPAAAHWLGSSRP; this is encoded by the coding sequence ATGCACTCACCCTGGTTACGGCTGTTCCTCACAACCCTGGCCGCCGCCACTCTGGCCGGCTGCGGCAGCAGTGGCGGTTCCGGTGGCAGCGCCGTCACGCCCAGCACCGAGCCGGTGCTGCAAGCCAGCGGCATCACCAATTGCACCCAGTGCCACAGCACCCAGAACCAGGCATTTCTGGCCGGTCGCCATGCCAATCTGAACGGCAGCCCGACAGGGCCGCACGAGCCGGCGGCGGCCGGTGAGCCCTTCAGCTGTGGCAACTGTCACAACGCCACCCTCGATGCCATCAACATGCCGGCCGCCTATGGCCTCAGCGTACGCGATGTAGTGGCCTGCGAGGCCTGTCACGGCAACGGCAGTGCCCACCGCGGCATCGGCCCGATTCCGACACCGCGCCCCGGCGTAGCGGAATGCGCCCGCTGCCACGCCGAGGTCAGCGCTGAAACCGGTGAACTCGTCGCCCTGCGCAGCCGCAGCGGCCACAGCCCCGGCGCCCTCAACGTGGTCCCCGATTATCTCGACTCCGGCCATGCCGCCGAACCCCGCGACCGCAGCACCCGCAGTGAGACCATCGGCTGCAACCGCTGTCACAGTGACGAGGGCGCCCGACTCTACCGTGGTCTGACCACCGTGGCCGCCATCACCGCCACCAACGGCCGTGGTGCCGAACCGCTGGGCGAAGAGAACATCAGTCCGATCCAGTGCCGCACCTGTCACGACGTCCATGCCACCGGCGGTGATCAGCTGCTGATGGCGGCCTCGGCCGATGGCTCGGCCCAGTACAACACCTGTAGCCACTGCCATGCCGACAATGCCGCCCTCGACTACCACTTCGATCACTTCGACGACAACGGCCTGATGGACCGCTCGATCAGGGACACCCACTTCGACGATCCGACAACGGCCAAATTACTGGAAGGCTATGTCCTGCGGACCCAGGCAGCCACGGCCTGCGCCGATTGTCACAATGTGCACCATGGCGACAACAGCATCAACGAACAGTGGGCGCGGTCGGCTCACGGCGGTCACCTGCTCGATGTCAAGGAAGCTGAGGGCCCAGACGCCGCCGCCGGCAGCGCCACCGCCGACGGCTGGGTCCATTATCCGTGGGAAAGCGATGCCCGCCAGGGCTGCCAGCGCTGCCATACCGCCACCGGTGTCGCCAATTACCTGGATGACCCGGACGGTTACAATGCCGCCAACAACGACTTCAGCCATCTGGCCGACTGGAACGGTACCAGCGGCTCACCGCAGGCCGAAATGCTTTACTGCTGGGGCTGCCATAGCAATGCCGGCGCCGGTACGCTGCGCGATCCGGGCGCTATCGCCCTGAAATCGACCGGCGGCACGGCCGTCACCTATCAGGGCGCGCCCGTGGTGCTGCCGGATATCGCCAACTCCAACGTTTGCGTGGCCTGCCACGGCGGCGCCGGCAACATGGACAGCAGCATGAGTTCCCGTTTTGTCGGCCACCATGCCCCGGCCGGTGGCACCCTGTTCAGCGCCGTCACCCACATGGGTTTTGAATTCCCCGGTCAAAGCTACGCCAATCCGTCCTACTTCGCCCATGACAGCCTGGATCTCGAAATTGTCGACATCCTCGACCACGACACCGTCGTCGGTCAGCAGGTCAGTGGCGCCGGCCCCTGCGCCGCCTGCCATATGAGCAGCAGCGAAGCGCATCGCTTCAGCGTGGTGGAAAAGAACGCCACCGGTGAAATCACCGCCCTGACGGCCACCAACTGCATCGGTTGTCACGACGGCTCCCACGGCGCGGCGCTGGAGGCCGGCAGTGCCGCTGCCGCCGCCTTCCTCGAAGAGGAATCAGAGGGTTATCAGCAGGCTGGGATGGTGCTGGGCGCCTATCTGGCCAACAGTCTGCCGAACTTCCTCGGCACCACCATCAACAACACCACCGCTGATCTGCTGGCGACCTATGCCTTCCAGAATCAGAAACTGCCCACCGAAGAACCCGGTGGCTACGCCCACAACCGCATGTATGTGAAACGGCTGCTGTTCGATTCCATCGACTACCTCGACAACGGCGTCCTCGACGGCACCATCAACATCAACGCGGTCAGTTATCCCGCCGCCGCCCATTGGCTCGGCAGCAGCCGGCCGTAA
- a CDS encoding MotA/TolQ/ExbB proton channel family protein has product MSYGDKKRIGGVLGLLLLVPVLTAATETAGSAVVDVRAVYQQLSRQQQQSAAELAGTRDQVGRSRAELEQQAERLRQTNAGLRRQLQEQEDQLAQLQRQADLLRDSRRQEEQAQRQILAALRTGAGQLEELLQASPLYQPLPPALLDSTAVPALADLRQLEDLYFRLMEDGATVSLMTRAYIDGRGEERQGPVLRLGPFLTLAQTAEGLRLLQPDAASGRLRVSAARPDGRLRRQLQRYLEGESAAVPLDLTQGAALQHLSRQKGFVARLQEGGILVWPIVLLALAAALIGMERALFLKRVHDNTDRTMTAVNHNAAAGDWQACQQLVNGRSTPVYNVVRAGLEARHEQREVLESVLQEAILKELPRLERALPLLGIMAAVAPLLGLLGTVTGMIDTFEVINIHGSGDPKLLSGGISVALVTTMLGLMVAIPIMLLHTVLSRQVEHIIGDMEEKSVTLINIIQRCGLGGCGVARD; this is encoded by the coding sequence ATGAGCTACGGTGACAAAAAAAGGATCGGCGGTGTTCTGGGGCTGTTGCTGCTGGTGCCCGTGCTGACGGCAGCGACGGAAACGGCCGGCAGCGCGGTGGTGGATGTGCGGGCGGTCTACCAGCAGCTCAGCCGCCAGCAGCAGCAAAGCGCCGCCGAGCTGGCCGGGACGCGTGATCAGGTCGGTCGCAGCCGGGCCGAACTGGAGCAGCAGGCCGAGCGGCTGCGGCAGACCAATGCGGGCCTGCGTCGCCAGTTGCAGGAACAGGAAGACCAGCTGGCCCAGCTGCAGCGTCAGGCCGACCTGCTGCGGGACAGCCGGCGGCAGGAGGAGCAGGCCCAGCGCCAGATTCTGGCCGCGCTGCGCACTGGCGCCGGCCAGCTGGAGGAGCTGTTGCAGGCTTCGCCGTTGTATCAGCCGCTGCCGCCAGCTCTGCTGGATAGCACGGCGGTGCCGGCCCTGGCCGATCTGCGCCAGCTGGAGGATCTGTATTTCCGCCTGATGGAGGATGGCGCCACGGTCAGTCTGATGACGCGAGCCTACATCGATGGTCGCGGCGAGGAGCGGCAAGGCCCGGTGCTGCGACTGGGGCCTTTTCTGACCCTGGCGCAGACGGCTGAGGGTCTGCGCCTGCTGCAGCCCGACGCGGCCAGCGGCCGGCTGCGTGTCAGTGCGGCGCGGCCCGACGGCCGTCTGCGGCGCCAGTTGCAGCGCTATCTGGAGGGAGAAAGCGCTGCGGTGCCGCTGGATCTGACCCAGGGCGCCGCGCTGCAACATCTCAGCCGGCAAAAGGGTTTTGTGGCCCGCTTGCAGGAGGGCGGCATTCTGGTCTGGCCGATTGTGCTGCTGGCGCTGGCGGCGGCCCTGATCGGTATGGAGCGGGCGCTGTTTCTCAAGAGGGTGCACGACAACACCGATCGCACCATGACGGCGGTCAATCACAATGCCGCGGCGGGCGACTGGCAGGCCTGTCAGCAACTGGTCAATGGCCGCTCGACTCCGGTTTACAACGTGGTCCGCGCCGGGCTGGAGGCCCGCCATGAACAGCGCGAGGTGCTCGAAAGCGTGCTGCAGGAGGCCATTCTCAAGGAACTGCCGCGGCTGGAACGGGCCCTGCCGCTGCTGGGCATCATGGCAGCGGTGGCGCCACTGCTGGGGTTGCTGGGCACCGTGACCGGCATGATCGACACCTTCGAGGTGATCAATATCCATGGCAGCGGCGACCCGAAGCTGCTGTCGGGGGGGATTTCCGTCGCGCTGGTGACCACCATGCTGGGTCTGATGGTGGCCATTCCGATCATGCTGCTGCATACGGTGCTGAGCCGCCAGGTGGAGCACATCATCGGCGACATGGAGGAAAAATCCGTCACCCTGATCAATATCATTCAGCGCTGCGGCCTGGGAGGGTGCGGTGTGGCGCGCGACTGA
- a CDS encoding ExbD/TolR family protein — protein MKSLRRRLRQAGGNSSEINISPLIDLVFLLLIFFMVTTSFVRDAGIEVERPVASSALPAENRSIFVAVSATGEAWFDGQQVDVRAVRGHVKRALAENPGAEVIVLADQRSQTGAVVRVMDQCRLAGAGRVSLAADTAGGGGS, from the coding sequence ATGAAATCCTTGAGACGCCGCCTGCGCCAGGCGGGTGGCAACAGCAGTGAAATCAATATCTCGCCCCTGATCGATCTGGTCTTTTTACTTCTGATCTTTTTCATGGTGACGACCAGTTTTGTGCGTGATGCCGGCATCGAGGTCGAGCGGCCGGTTGCCAGCAGTGCCTTGCCGGCGGAAAACCGCAGCATTTTTGTCGCGGTCAGCGCGACCGGCGAGGCCTGGTTCGATGGCCAGCAGGTGGATGTGCGGGCGGTGCGCGGCCATGTTAAACGTGCCCTGGCCGAGAATCCCGGCGCCGAGGTGATTGTGCTGGCCGACCAGCGCAGCCAGACCGGCGCCGTGGTGCGGGTGATGGACCAGTGCCGCCTGGCCGGCGCCGGCCGCGTCAGCCTGGCGGCCGATACCGCTGGCGGGGGCGGATCTTGA
- a CDS encoding tetratricopeptide repeat protein — MADGAKRLFLSLLLVLTALLLPDGRGWADCHQPCPAVLLAQLQQADRLAGQQNWAQARQLLQQAQQQGADHPLLWGRLGQALLQLQQPEAALAALERAVAGCPAEATLWQQLAQAAWQLGQHERAAVALQRAAELGGDDQLARQAALLWAEAGEAERALTQLEPLLERAGRVLANEELHNYVALCLQAQQAGRGLRHLERWQPALQSRALFWQLRAQLLVATGAFGPAASSLRVAAALAPLPLEQQRLLADLLLQAGAPAAAARQYEALLQQQPDEAELAHRLLHSYRLALQPEQALALCERLLAGAPEARRRPLLQGRAELLYELERYDAAAQAFDQLSRHPAAAGAAWLGRASCALRQQDRTVARQALEQARRYPAQRAEADRLLRQLAQR, encoded by the coding sequence GTGGCGGATGGCGCTAAGCGGCTGTTCCTGAGCCTGTTGCTGGTGTTGACCGCTCTGTTGCTGCCGGACGGGCGGGGTTGGGCCGATTGTCACCAGCCCTGTCCCGCCGTGCTGTTGGCGCAGTTGCAGCAGGCTGATCGGCTGGCCGGGCAGCAGAACTGGGCACAGGCGCGGCAGCTGTTGCAACAGGCACAGCAACAGGGCGCCGATCATCCCCTGCTGTGGGGGCGGCTGGGCCAGGCCCTGTTGCAGTTGCAGCAGCCCGAGGCGGCGCTGGCGGCTCTGGAACGGGCGGTAGCCGGTTGCCCGGCGGAGGCGACACTGTGGCAGCAGCTGGCCCAGGCCGCCTGGCAGCTGGGCCAGCACGAGCGGGCCGCGGTGGCCCTGCAGCGCGCCGCCGAACTGGGCGGGGATGACCAGCTGGCGCGCCAGGCGGCCCTGCTGTGGGCCGAGGCCGGCGAGGCGGAGCGGGCTCTGACCCAACTGGAACCGTTGCTGGAACGGGCTGGTCGAGTGCTGGCGAACGAGGAGCTGCACAACTATGTGGCCCTCTGTCTGCAGGCACAGCAGGCCGGGCGCGGGCTGCGTCACCTTGAGCGCTGGCAGCCGGCGCTGCAGTCGCGCGCCCTGTTCTGGCAGCTACGGGCGCAGCTGCTGGTGGCGACCGGGGCCTTTGGTCCGGCGGCCAGCAGTCTGCGGGTGGCGGCGGCGCTGGCGCCCCTGCCGCTGGAACAGCAGCGTCTGCTGGCCGATCTGCTGCTGCAGGCCGGTGCGCCGGCTGCGGCGGCCCGGCAGTACGAAGCCCTGCTGCAGCAGCAGCCGGACGAGGCGGAACTGGCGCACCGGCTGCTGCACAGCTACCGGCTGGCGCTGCAGCCCGAGCAGGCGCTGGCCCTGTGCGAGCGCTTGCTGGCCGGTGCGCCAGAAGCCCGTCGCCGGCCGCTGCTGCAGGGGCGGGCCGAACTGCTGTACGAACTGGAACGCTATGACGCTGCCGCGCAGGCCTTCGACCAGCTGTCGCGCCATCCGGCCGCTGCGGGGGCGGCCTGGTTGGGACGGGCCAGCTGCGCCCTGCGGCAGCAGGATCGCACCGTTGCCCGTCAGGCGCTGGAACAGGCCCGCCGTTATCCGGCCCAACGAGCCGAGGCCGACCGTCTGCTGCGCCAGCTGGCGCAGCGCTGA
- a CDS encoding DUF3793 family protein, producing MPSVLSALHRISAPSCPCPLALPSAGSDALPSCSPCLTSQFWRDVTQCYAREEDCLAAFVAVSGAEVLAGIKPANLVRIADRSHRCGRNFYQLWRQHGLAAPLARELAACELPVEGSGVLVLFYSPPLLQRRLLSRGAQAFLRRCGYRQTRQLDTVLEQLVARCRCGFPHEIGLFLGYPLKDVAGFMAGKSASRQRMWKIFGPPRRSEALADAFFQARVAVLEQVRRGRLQPLMAAC from the coding sequence ATGCCGTCTGTTTTGTCAGCCCTGCATCGCATTTCTGCCCCGTCCTGTCCCTGCCCCCTGGCGCTGCCAAGCGCTGGCAGTGACGCACTGCCGTCCTGCTCCCCCTGCCTGACCTCGCAGTTCTGGCGCGATGTGACGCAGTGCTACGCCCGGGAGGAGGACTGCCTAGCTGCCTTTGTCGCCGTCAGCGGCGCCGAGGTGCTGGCCGGCATCAAGCCGGCCAATCTGGTGCGTATTGCCGACCGCAGTCACCGCTGTGGCCGCAACTTCTACCAGCTGTGGCGCCAGCACGGCCTGGCCGCGCCGCTGGCCCGAGAGCTGGCCGCCTGCGAACTGCCGGTGGAGGGCAGCGGCGTGCTGGTGCTGTTCTATTCGCCGCCGCTGTTGCAGCGGCGTTTGCTCAGTCGCGGTGCCCAGGCCTTTTTGCGGCGCTGTGGTTATCGCCAGACTCGCCAGCTGGATACGGTACTGGAACAGCTGGTCGCGCGGTGCCGCTGTGGCTTCCCCCACGAAATCGGTCTGTTTCTGGGCTATCCGCTGAAGGATGTGGCGGGCTTCATGGCGGGCAAGAGCGCCAGTCGCCAGCGCATGTGGAAGATCTTCGGGCCGCCGCGGCGCAGCGAGGCCCTGGCGGACGCCTTTTTCCAGGCCCGCGTGGCGGTGTTGGAGCAGGTGCGGCGCGGTCGGCTGCAGCCGTTGATGGCGGCCTGCTGA
- a CDS encoding cytochrome C has protein sequence MTRFKLIPLVMLPLLATSLVWAAGFDHDAHVRDYVDGGDCSVCHLADAPSIVPDPAVCLDCHDSATIDALTWRGPTTHGPLWALNHRSEAKGEAIDCVACHRQADCLDCHKAGFSHEQGDFGNGLTNVHRSDFHVTHPIAARTDQRLCASCHEPDYCADCHDQFRLRGDSLGSPSHRRTFDLGFGDTDIDAIHAGMDPSITCDSCHLQSSIAPDYHSWSIGHAREARRSLSSCQACHPDGDVCLRCHSARAGAGGYNPHPKDWGDIKDNLRKASNGKTCRRCH, from the coding sequence ATGACCCGCTTCAAGCTGATTCCCCTGGTCATGCTGCCGCTGCTGGCAACATCGCTGGTCTGGGCGGCGGGCTTCGATCATGACGCCCATGTGCGTGACTATGTCGATGGCGGAGACTGCAGTGTCTGCCATCTGGCCGACGCGCCCAGCATCGTTCCCGATCCGGCGGTCTGTCTCGACTGTCACGACAGCGCCACCATCGACGCCCTGACCTGGCGCGGTCCCACAACCCACGGCCCGCTGTGGGCGCTCAATCACCGCAGCGAAGCCAAGGGCGAGGCCATCGACTGTGTGGCCTGCCACCGTCAGGCCGACTGTCTGGACTGCCACAAGGCCGGTTTCTCCCATGAACAGGGCGATTTCGGCAACGGCCTGACCAACGTTCACCGCAGCGACTTCCACGTCACCCACCCCATCGCCGCCCGCACGGACCAGCGTCTGTGCGCCAGCTGCCACGAACCCGACTACTGTGCCGACTGCCACGACCAATTCCGCCTGCGCGGCGACAGCCTCGGTAGCCCGTCGCACCGCCGCACCTTCGATCTGGGCTTTGGTGACACGGACATCGACGCCATCCACGCCGGCATGGATCCGTCCATCACCTGTGACAGCTGCCACCTGCAAAGCTCCATCGCGCCCGACTACCATTCCTGGTCCATCGGTCACGCGCGCGAGGCACGGCGGTCGCTGTCCAGTTGCCAGGCCTGCCATCCCGATGGTGATGTCTGCCTGCGCTGCCACAGCGCCCGCGCCGGTGCCGGCGGCTACAACCCCCATCCGAAGGACTGGGGTGACATCAAGGACAATCTGCGCAAGGCCAGCAACGGCAAGACCTGCCGCCGCTGCCATTAA